The Arvicanthis niloticus isolate mArvNil1 chromosome 8, mArvNil1.pat.X, whole genome shotgun sequence genome segment gagaaaatgaagaattgTGAGTATGTTTCTTGAAGGATAGCCCATGCCCTTCAGTAAGTTGGTTGAAGCCTGAAAGCTTTCATTATTGAGCAAGTAAGGAAGTGCTAAATCCTTACCAACTGTTCATCCAAAGTGAATTGACTTCTCCAGAATTCTGAGCTTCATCAATGTTCAGGAAAGAGCTCAACTCAAATGTTTCTCAAAATTGGTTTGTTAGTACATCTCTGTGATTAATGTGGTTTTAAAATCAACAGGTTCCTTGAGCAACAGGTAATTGTTGAGCGCTATGCTAATATGTACATACTGCATACAAGACCAATGTCAACTGACCAGTTGAAAAGGGAGCAGATATACATGCTACATATTCATCTGAGGACAGGCAAAGCATAAGAGATGAAACTCTAAGCAGGTACTATAAGGCATAGTAGTTGGGAAAAGATCAGCCTTGGATATTCCATATTCCTATAAAAGGTAAGCTCCACTGTGACATTTATAAGAGTGACTtcaaaataattcagaaataatCTTGATGTGGAGAAGACACCAAATTGTAGAGAACAATTTGAAACTAATGTTGCCATGTGAAGCACTCTGTTTTGCGAGGGATGAAGCCAATGGAATATGTTTCTACTTCAAAGGCTCATCTTGCCTTCAATATAGAAGgtaaaaaaacaagtaaaaaagaTACCATTCAAAAAAGATGACAATCACAGTGtgagatattgggaaggactcaGAATTGATTGAACCAACCTTAAAACAATCGGAAGGACATGCATTTGTCAACACTCTATAAGAACAGTTTTCCTGGAATTTTGTTAGAAAATGCATTTCCCAGAAGAAAGGGTAATAACAGGATTAATAGAAGTCAAAAGGAAATAACCATCAGTATAATTCTACCCATAAATATTGATGACAGGTAGTCCCACTATGAGACCATTAATCTAGATTTTCATACCCTAAGTCATTAACTTCTGTATAATTTATGGTCAAGGGGCCTGGGAAGAAGAGATACCATATCATCTCACCTCAGAACCTGGTCCACTTGTTACAAGCACAACTTTCTGAGAATCTACAAGTTTTTCAAGAGTTCAACATCATGTGACTGATGGTTGCATATGGGGCAGTGAAGAGGATCAGGGTAAAGAACACAAAGAACACAGTCCAGTAAGTAGCCTGAGCTCACACTGGGTGAgatgaagggaaaggaaggagcctGCCAGGCTAATGCTCAGGACTGTGTTGGTTTGAAAAGTGCCAAAGTGATGTCATGCATTTAGCTTTTGTCTGAGAAGAAGAGCATGGTCATATGAAGTTGAGGGATGAAAGCTTGTCATGTAAGGCAGGAAACTATCAAGTCTATGCCCTGATTGTAGCCATAATCACTTCCATgagcatgaaaaaaaaacaaaaacaaaaaaacaaaacacaaaaacaaagcaagcaaaccaaaaaGAACTTGAGACCATTTTCATCAGAATAAGCAGGGAAAATATGTGTGTTTTTAGATGATTTTTTCCAGTGCTGTGTATAAAACCCTAAGATGAAGTGGAATATCATTATACAGGCAATAGTCTTTGTTTCTCTTGCTGGAcctggaattctgggaaataccTTAATATTTGTGAGACATATATACGTGCCTGCCTTGAGGACTGAGAAAAAGCCTGTCAACATTATTCTCATCCACTTGGCATTTTCTAATATGATCATTATTTGTAGCACAGGGATCAAAGATATAGCCACaatgttttatttcagaaacTTCTTAGGAGATATTGGCTGTAAAGCTGTGGTTTATCTGGCAAGAATGTCACGGGGCCTTTCCATCTGTACCACTTGTCTCCTCAGCGTGGTCCAGGCTGGCACCATCAGTCCCAGGATCACCCTTTGGACAAAGCTCAAGCCACAAACAGCATGCCaagttcttccctttctccttgtcttttgGATTGTCAATGTTCTCATAAGCTCCAACTTGCTCTCCTACATCAAAGCAGGCAGTGGCTTGAACAAGTCTGTGGCTATAATGTACATTGGCCACTGTTATATGCTCCAATCCAGACATATCATCAAGTGGCTTTTCCTCTGTCTCATGACTCTTCGTGATGTCATCTTTCAGAGTCTCATGGGCTGGAGCAGTGGATCCATGGCTCTCCATCTGTATAAGCACCACAAGCGTGTCCTCTACCTTTACAGCTCCAGGTTTGCAAAGAACTCCCCTCCAGAAATCAGAGCTACATGGAGTGTTCTCACTCTTAtgacctgttttcttttcttctattgggTAGATTTTATTCTGTCCTTTTACAAAGGTTTCATGGTAATGCATGATTCTATTTTgctaaatattaaaacatttttagaacTTGGTTATGCTAGTTTTAGCCCCTATGTTCTGATTAGCAGAGACATACGCATTCCCCATGTCTTGCATATTTGCTGATAAGTGTAGAAATTACATTCTATAGATATTCTCTGTGAGTTAAAACATGAACATTATAAACCGCTTTGCCATGTTGAATTTTATAGGTGGGGGACATcatgtttcttgtttcttctagGTTGACCTGGCAGTCAGTATATAGTACAGGGTGATCTTGAGGTGCCTTGGGATGCCAAATGCTGGAATTTCAGAAATTCTCCACTGAACTGACATTTGTCATAATGTTCTAGTGTATCACAACATTAaattaaacattataaaaatacatCTCTTTTTTTATGAAGTCTGACACTGCACATTCTTAAGTTCAGAGTTTCTATGAAGGTGGACAGAAGATTCTTACCATTTTCCCATTCCTCCATCCCAGCCATGTTACTTTTAGCTCTTTGTTAGCACTGGGGATATTACTATAGGTAATGCTACTGTCAGAAATCAATATTTCATGTTTCTTCCAAAGACAGACCATAAGAGCAAGAGAGATTAGGGGATGACTTTTATCTGAGCTGATCTTGCAGGGCAAAATACAGACCATGGTTAAACAAGTGAAGTCAGCAGCACCAGACAAATTTCATCAACTATATGACAGAGCTAGGTTCCAAAACCGCTAAGATAACTAGTATTTGTGCAATGGGACAATTATAACCAGGTTAGACCTTGAAATAACACGATGGAACATTAGGAAACAGCCTCTCTCACATGGTGCCATGGCAGGTCTGGAGACCATGCTCCTGGTCAGGCCTCACTGACACACTGATGTGTAAATACCCCACTGTCAGAGTGTTAGCACTGGAGCTTCCAGCTCTGGCTCCTGGTCAGTAACTATGCTATGAACTAAACATCCAGTGTTTTCTAGGCCTCCTAGTCCCCTTGAATCCCAGACTCTGTCTTCCCTTATGCTGTGCAGGTATACCCTGTTGGCCCACAGACAAGAGAACCACAGTGAGAAGGGAGCACAGGGGACCTGCTTGGTGAAACTAAGGTAGTATGGCCTTGCCAAGCCACAGGACATTGGTGTTTCCAAGAACTCACAACCCCCAGCCCTGGAGGAACCAGAGAGTCCAGAAATTGCATCGACACTGCATCCTCAAGACACTGTACTGCAGTCATCCCAGTGATGCTCTCCTGTGCTCTGAGCTGTGTGACTGCCGCTCCTGAAGGGATGCAGAGTCACAAAGGCCTGTTCACCAAAGCTGCCCATCAGCTTGCTGCAGTTCCTCCCCAAGATAAATAGGAAAACCCTAACAGATCTTGCAGGGAGTGGGGTTGAACTGCTCTCTCTGCAGCTGAGCTGTGCCTGGAGAGGACCCAAGGCTGCCTGAGCTCCTTCCCTGGTCCAAGAGTAAAACTCTGTGGACTGAACCAAGAGATAGTCCAGGCAGTGGGTCTCTGAAATACTGCTCTTTGCTAAGATAAACTAggcttttattgttttataatataGATTGGAGACCACTGTTGTGGTTAGATTCTCTTGCCACAAACTATAATCACCTGAGTAGGGCACCTCACCTGAAGAATTGTTCTgtcttgattgatgtgggaagacccacctgaCTGTGGGTGGCATCTAATAATAACAGCCCAGGTTAAAAGTGTGTGTCAGAGGAAGACCATCCTGCCTCATGCTTGCTTGCCTTCCATCCTGACTCTGAGGTGATTTGCTCTGTTCCTGCTTCTGGGGCTGACTCCTTTGCTGAGATAAGAACCAGGGGCTCTCTAGAAAATTTTAGACTTCTGGAGCCACATTGGGACTTCTGAGGCACTGTCTGTGGACTAAGTACAAGTCATGGCCTCCAGGAAGAGATAGCTATGGTAAGACTACTCTAAAAGGTTAGGTTTCCTGACTCAAGGACTGAGGGGAACATTGGGTCTCAGTATTTCCTGTGTTATTTAGCTCTTGTTATTAATTTAAAGCTGACATAATAAcattatatatgaacatatacatcaaattacattgtattatttattatatatagtatatttataatttttaatccCCTTGGTTCTGTTCCCCTAGAGAACCCTAAGACAGACACCTTTTCCAGATTGCTATGAGATAGATTGCTGAGGAGGAGGGCTGTGTCTCAGACAACTACGTGTGTGTATACAGCATATCCACCATCTTATGGAGTAGGCAATGTGGGTGAGAATGAGAGGTCAGTA includes the following:
- the LOC117713382 gene encoding putative vomeronasal receptor-like protein 4, coding for MKWNIIIQAIVFVSLAGPGILGNTLIFVRHIYVPALRTEKKPVNIILIHLAFSNMIIICSTGIKDIATMFYFRNFLGDIGCKAVVYLARMSRGLSICTTCLLSVVQAGTISPRITLWTKLKPQTACQVLPFLLVFWIVNVLISSNLLSYIKAGSGLNKSVAIMYIGHCYMLQSRHIIKWLFLCLMTLRDVIFQSLMGWSSGSMALHLYKHHKRVLYLYSSRFAKNSPPEIRATWSVLTLMTCFLFFYWVDFILSFYKGFMVMHDSILLNIKTFLELGYASFSPYVLISRDIRIPHVLHIC